ACCTGGCGACGGAAATCCAGAGCCGGCCGACGGTGCAGACTTGGgaatcctcctcatcctccaggGTGTAGTTTTCGCCCAACACCTTGACAGGCTGGCCCGCCTGCATGGTCCCGCTCAGCACGCGGCCAAAAGCGTGGAACTGAACGCCGTCCTCGGTGCTGTACATCTTGGTGGTGTGGCACATCAGAGGACCCTGCACAAAAGAATGTTAATGTTACTGACTAAGAGCTTTGGCGAGTCTTTAAATAAACTTTTAACAGTTGTTAATGGGCACTATAtgtacaaagttattgtgaCACATGGCCAGCAAttgaaaagtgaagaaaatgtggcaTACAATCTCTGTTCTAGTTCATCCCAATGGTATTTTATGGGCTTGTTCTTCCATATCAAACCAACCAAAGCATACCTTTATGCACAAAGAGCCTTCCCTACGCTGTTCCCACAAAGATGGAAGCAGATAATTATCCAAGACACTTTCTTTAGATGAAAAATTAAGATTCAGGAACATGTCACAATACTTTTGTCCCTGTGGTGATTACTGTTTATCCTTAAGGTAATAGAGTGATGGGTCCTTTATCGTTTGCTCATAAAAACTCACTTCAGGGTCACACTCAGTCATGGCCTCCCCAAGGTCTGAGTCCAGACCGCCAGTGTAGGTGTGCTCTATCTTGTTCCGGGCGCCATCCTGTGGTGAGGGGATGTGGTGCACGCACATGTCCACCAAGCCTGCAGAGAACAGATCAGAGTTAAggtgacacatactgtattgttaGCTTAAGTCATATTTGAACGATTTGGGGTTTCTGAAATGCCTGCCCACCGATCAAGTGTCAAAttaagtaaatcttttgtggcGGATTGGTTAAATTGGTCAGTCGTGGTTTTGTGCAAGTGGCATTCACTTGCAGTCTGGACACGGAAGGGTGAACATCTACTCTGAAGGGAGTCCCCGAGTCTCCAGACGTTGCCAATAACACCTCACATTTGTTGAGAGTTGCTTTTTTGAATAATAGTTAGAAGGGTCAGAAAGTAGCTAAATGTAGttgttaaacacacacacacaaacaaacaaaaacagagggACTGTAAAAGAAATTCACAATATGTTAATTAAAAGTCCGGCTttctaagaaaaataaaaaaaagtttgacgtACCGGTGAAGTCTCCAAAAAAGCGGTTGCACACCAGCCTCAATAGCGGCCTGATGTTTaatttcagttcttctttgctCAGGTGGACCCCCAGTTCATCCAGAACCCTGGGGAGGGACGTGTCCACATCCCCGACCACCTAAACAAAGAGACGGTGTGAGGAAATGTGGTTTGATTGGACCCAGTGTGCATTGAACATTCTTGTGGAGGATTTTGTATCTAACCTGTGAAAGGATTTTGTAGAGTGGCTCTAGGACAAACTCCACAAAACTGCGCTGGGAGTTACTGGTGGGAGCTTTCTTAGTGAACTTGCGCCTGAATGACACAAAAAGAATAaacaacatgacaaaacatACATTCAATCGAAAAATATTGTGGAAACACTCACGTTTTGGGATTGAAATAAATGTCCCCCCAGAGTCTCTTGGAAAACTCAGTGTAATTGATGTCACCTGCAAACAAAGACACACACTCATGAGATAAGAGGCTTGTTAAAGTGTTTATGTGCAGTCGGCTCACCGTAAGTATCCGCGTAGATCTTTGCAAAGGAGCCCAGGGTGAAACAGATGCTGTACTGGGAGCTAGCGAAGCATACGTTTCCCAGGAGGGGAGAAACCACTAAGTTCTCGTCGGTGGAGTATGTGCTGAAGGGGGAAAGCGGGACAAATTAACACTCCGCGTCGTCACGGGAGGTTTATGTTGTGCGGGCGACTGCCACTTACTTGAGAAGACCGTTGACCTCGTCCACAATATGGCGAAGTTTGTAGTAGGCGTCAGTAGGGGGCAGTTTGAGCTCCACAATGAGCCGGTCCACCTTGTTGATGCAGATGGTGATGGCCATGCGCTCCTGGACAGCGTGCTTGATCAGGCGCTCCGTGTTCAGCATCACCTGGTTGACGACAACAGTGAGTCACGTGTCCGTGAACGTCTCCCAAAATGGCTACCGCCATTACGACACTACGTACTCCTTCGGCCGCGTCGATGAAGAGGACGACGCCGTCCGAGATGCGGATGCTGGATGTGACCTCATCGGAGAAGTTGACGTGACCTGTTAGGTATAAGAAACGTTTGCTTTCTGATGTTGACGTCACAAAACGAAGAGGAGTACCTGGTGTGTCCATGATGTTCAACAGGTAGGATTTGCCCCTGGAGTCGGGCAGGACCATTGTGACAGGTGTGCTCTTGATGCCCACGCCTCTCTGGGAAATAGACAAAACACTATATTTGATTCATAGTGACAGGATGGATATcccctcaaatagtggcctgcTCTGTAATAGACACACCGTGCCTCAATTAACCGCCGGGTGCGGCATCCAGTCTTTTCCCCCCACTAGGGGGCTGGAATGAGCTTTACCATGACTGATAATAGCATGTGTCATGACAACCATACAGTGACTTTAAGTTCTTAACTATGTCGCTCACGGCAAGACCCAGCGGCCTACGAAGCAGTGGACTCGCTGAGCAGGGCCGCATGCAGATGCATGGTTGTCGTGGTGGGCTAATGTATGTAGAATTACAACTAAATGCTCAATAACTATATGCGTCAGCCCTGAATAAACCCTTTCCCCTAATAGATACATGGTACTGTCTGCAACTATGTAAACAGCTGACCACTTTATGAGGAACTACTGCATTAACACAAGGTTTAGATTTTTATCATCATTAAGAGATGCCTCTGTATTATTCATATTTCCACATGTGTGGGGGTTTTATGCTAATATGGCACACTCACCTCCTGTTCAGTAAAGAGGATGTCTGTGTACCGGAGCTGAAAGAGTCATGAGGCCTGGTGTTAGTCATTTTCACCATATTTAGGCGAGCTATTTTCACGTATGGCACACTCACGTCTATGTCGTCTCTCTTCCTGATCTCTGGGTGGGTCTGCTCAATCAGACAGTCCACGAAGCAGGTCTGAAAAGGAAAACGACGACATGTTATGTTGGGTTCATCTTAGGGAACAAATGCTTCACTGGGCAAAGTGCCACAGAGGAGGACACACAGATGGCGGACAGAATCTCACCTTGCCGTGGTGGAGGTGACCGCACAGGGTGACGTTACGGATCAGTTCGGGACTATCCATCAGGTCGGCGAGGAATCTGGCGGGAGGAGTAACATGACAGTTGGAGATCCCCAAAGCCATGCACACATATAACGACAAGCGGTacgaatttgagcattttccctcccttctGATCAAATGATTATCACGTGTGGGATGTGttttagagttttttttctcccgaaCTGCTTGGAAAACCATCGAGAACCTTAAATGTTACaccttttcaaatatttacagtagcaAATCCTTCTGTGTGGTCAAGACCGAGTTGGGCTGAGCCATCCAACTCGGTGATTGTGACATGAAAGAGATCGATAGCTAATCAGTAAGCTTGCTGAAACTTGCGGTGTTGccagacacaaatagaggagcaactgcTTGTGTCGAATGCTTACATTAAGTGTCAGAAAAGTCATTCACcatgataaaaatgaaacacagggtttgcaactgcaatgtagttagttaccagataagctaagAGGTAGCCAAGCTTCTAGGgctgggaaaaataaaaataaataaacaaataggtAACGAATAATTCAACTTAAATAAAATAGGTTCAAAGCTCCAccgggaccaaaaaaaataaaaatatttaaaaaataataataatttaaaaaaaagaaaacaacaagaaaatctAAGAAATCTCGCCTGCACTGTCCAGCATGCAGCAGATCGTATcattctaaatgaaccaatagCGCCCTTGAATCGAATCAGCAACCACGAATCGTGACAACAATCGAATCGTAGCTAAAACAAATTGTTACACCCCTACttattaagtttttatttttttaccgttTGTTCtgtaaagcgattgaaagtgcaccggaGGCTGTGTTTATCTTTGATCACTTGTGTGAACATTATAATACATTCTAACTAGCAGCAGTGGTAGGCTATATACTAAATTAACTAACATCGATGCCTTGTGTTGACAATCATAGATGTGCTGTTGTGGTATGTGAgttatttacatctttttttggtGTAAAACGATCCCAAACATTTGGCATCCTCTTTTATGCAAGCTTTTGGTAGAGATTATGCTTAAACTTTTTTGGTAACcaaattatttgaataatttgtTGCAGCCCTGTGTGCGATTACTCACTCCATGTCGTAAACGGTGGCTGGTAACTCCTGCTCCATCAGCGTGAACTGCTTGTGTCGCACCGGCTTGATGATGGGCTCTAATGAAACGGCAAAAGAAGGATtaaaagtacagaaaataatAGATGTTGAAAAGAATCAAAAAGTAGATTTACATATAATACACTTCATTAGGTGCAATCCAATACCAGCTAAATAAAGTGGCCAAAGCACCactacaagcacaataataaacatgtcgTAAAGTCAAAACTGAGCCTTACCTTGACTAAGGTTGATTTGTTTCATTTACTTtcctttggggtttttttccagGGTATACCAAAAATGTTCATGCTGCATACTCAGTTAGTTCAATTAAATagaaatatatttgtatatatatttttatcatttttgtaCAGACAGAAATTGtatgaattaaaaacatttacgcTGCCTTTTAAGGCCCTGGTGTTGCTGCCATATAGtatgtatggggggggggggggttgtttgcaaatgttaacaacatatatgtaaaatataacacacacacatacatacatatatatatatacacatttaaaaaatataaaacaaccaATATAAGGCCAGCAGAAAACGTTTTAccttacatttcaaaaatattttttctctctacttttttaaaatgcgaAACAGGTTAATTTGACCAGAAACATGTCTGTAGGGCTGGTTTATAAATTTTGTATTGAATTTCATTAGGTTTACCAACCTGTGAGAGGTTGTGTGTCTTCCTCCTGGACGATGGTTTCCACTTCCGGCCCGTACACCTCCTCGGCAGTCGGATAGTACTTTTTATCCTCGTGCAGCACCACTTCCATGCCGGGCACGTCCTCCTCAGCATCGGCCGGCTCGTCATCATCGTCCTCGTCCCCCTGCACAAGAAAATGACAcgttatttcaaaaatgtttaaatacacaGTCAAAACAGAGCTATACAACACCTCATCTGCGTCTCGGTCCTCTGCATCCAAGTCGTTCTCGTCGTCGTCATCAGAGTCCAGCGCGGGTCCGATGTAGGTGCCAAATTCATCATACAGATCAGCCTCCATTTGACAGAGAACTTGACCAAAAAGTCATGTGTTgattaaacataaatatgagACACATgcacaatataaatacaatgGCTCTGTAACAAGTGAATAACAAAACTGAAGCTGAATTACAATAGAGAAGACTATAATTCATTAGGTTTAGGTGTCCAattgaatatttaattattatttaacattAGTTGTACagatcatattttttttgcggTTGTGATGTTATCCAACTTGTACTGATGGCTCAGATTTTCTGACACTTCCAAATTTAATCAACTACTAATTCCTCTTAACTGGgttgtatttattcaactatgtattttaacttttttttctacctATGTTTTGAGTGCCACATTTTCTAATTTATCTTTggaattgataaaaaaaaataataattaacgtCATTATTACATGCTGTCTGTTTCGGTGTTTAACAAGCTTTCCAATGATACCAATCTTTTTAAAATACGATAGGAGATTAAGAAAGTTATGGAAGTTTGAAACTCAGATTTAACTTTCTTAATATTTAACATTGGAAAATGATACTTATATCACTGGAATCACTTTTAAAGATCTACCTGATAATGCTGCTCTCATGTGAATCAATTAACATTTGAAATTTTGCACTCAAACCTACTTTGTAATTTAGGCAAGTTTAATGGCTAAACGGCTCGTGCTAACTTAGCTTGCAGTGTTGCTATGAGAGTACATTTTAGATGCAATATTTATAAGCCAAATAAGAAAGAGTCTTGTGGACGACTGTGAATCTAAACCTATATTTCGCGCGTATGCATTAGCAATATGGTTTTAGTTCATTATTAGCATGCTAGCCGGCTAGCAGGGCAAAGAATGAATGACACCAGGGAAAACGTTCGCGTTACGTTAAGGTTGTAGCACGATAATGCTGACTTACGACGATCGACTGCGACGCTGATGGTGCAGAAACACTCACCTGTATTGTGCGACAGCGAAGAAATAAAGTACTATTCCCAAAATGATTTTGATAAATTCGTTCAGGTTTTAGCAGGGAAATCTATTATTTAAACAGCGCCATGCGCGAGAAAAGCCACTTCcgttcttttttcttcttctcttggtTGAAAAGCGAAATAAGCGatcacactcgatcgttatcGCCCCCATTTTAACGTGCGGTAGGTTGTAGAATGCAATTCACAAACTTTTTAACGTTGACTTTAAAATAAGTTTACTTATTTACTTTCATCCAAAGAAAtacaatgtatgttttttttttttgataaaactTTACTTTTGGTTTGATTTTCCATCTAACATCTTCAGAAACTTTGGTGGCatggactttttaaaattattattatggtgtGATTTTGAGCTCTCTAAGCTACATTTGAAGATGTTTTGAAGTTTTGCATTTTACGTTTTACACTATACATTTACATGCATATCAGACAAAAAAAggcaataaataattataaaggGCTACCTCCACTGCAATTTTTCTTCACTGTTACAGAGAAACCAATCAACCCCAGTCAACTTTTAGGATGTCCAACCTGGAtcagattatttttgtttccattaTTCCCCATGACATGACATCATTGTTACTTTTTCATGAGGATGCTGGGGTTGGCCGTGACGAGGACCGTCCTGACGCCCGCCCACGTCTTCGGCCTACGTGGCGCTCAACAGCGGTAGATTGGCCCTCATCACAAACTGAGCCGAGTCGATCGTTTCTCCGCAGCCGCTGTCCTTCAGGATGCCTTCCGCTGTTGGGTATTCACAATTTTTATCGTGTAACTTCTCCtctgttattcgctgaaaaactcacctatcgagtatttttgtgctcaggccaaagcgaTAAAATGATCACATGAtttttggcgccatcttgtgggatCTTGGTATCAAGGAACTATTTTGAAACATTTGCGAATTCACCTCTTTgcagatatatacatatatatagttttaacctatgctccattatttgctgaaaaactcagaGAATATTTGGTATTTGTGTGCAATAAAATTACTGTAtcactttggcgccatcttgtgttGTCTTGATACCATGGAACTATGTTGGAGTGAGTAGGAGCGTTTCATTcagacaaaaatagtgctttgaaACCATCTTTGGCACGTGTAGGCAatttgcaaccttttttttaaggGCGGTGTCGATTACTCACAGATGTTCACTATTCGTGCAGGGTTTGATCCCTCACTGCAGTTAAATAGAGTACGTACAATGCTCCACATTCCACTGTATATGGTTGCCATAGTGTGGTAGCTTTCCAGCAGCAGCAGtccgttgccatggcaacagtgCACGCCGGCAGTGTGGGGGTGCGCATGCACTCCTTCACCTCAGGTAACCGACGATATCACCAAGATCAGCTGCTAGTCCATTTAATAACTGCACAGCATATGTTACACGTCAAGTGTGATAGCTCGAGCAAAATTTGCTGAAGAGTTCTGCTCACAGATATGAAAAGAAGACCAGATACGCCAGCACGCTGTTGCAAAGTGGCGAAGCGACATTCCAACGTGGCGGCCACATTGGCAGGGACAATGTTGCCATCAAAGGccatgcatggacattgaaaataAGTCCtcacttgctcatttctcaacggGTTTTCACgagatttactttttttttttttttttttgtcaatgtcaaagtGTGTGCTATTATTACAgaacacttgaaaaaaaaagagcctcAAAGATATTTTGACCTGtcaaaggttattcccagttcccttgttggaATTGTATGAAGTGAATACAGTTTAATGTGGAGGCATCCTTGtaatttggttttcttgccatccacacacatggaatgtCATGTCAAGGAATGccattactttttgtttttatcaagttactgccattattgttattattattattattattaagttatAAAGTTAATTATGGACTTCCCTCAttcaaatacacattacaaataTGTTGGGGGAAGACTGGTACGCATTActggcatttgcattcatttcaatgggacaAGATGCTTTGAGATACGATATTTTGAGTTAGGAGCGTGGccaaggaacaaattaaactcagtCTCACGTCACCACTGCATTGTAGCATCGATAACTAAGGATGAAAT
This Phycodurus eques isolate BA_2022a chromosome 16, UOR_Pequ_1.1, whole genome shotgun sequence DNA region includes the following protein-coding sequences:
- the eftud2 gene encoding 116 kDa U5 small nuclear ribonucleoprotein component, producing MEADLYDEFGTYIGPALDSDDDDENDLDAEDRDADEGDEDDDDEPADAEEDVPGMEVVLHEDKKYYPTAEEVYGPEVETIVQEEDTQPLTEPIIKPVRHKQFTLMEQELPATVYDMEFLADLMDSPELIRNVTLCGHLHHGKTCFVDCLIEQTHPEIRKRDDIDLRYTDILFTEQERGVGIKSTPVTMVLPDSRGKSYLLNIMDTPGHVNFSDEVTSSIRISDGVVLFIDAAEGVMLNTERLIKHAVQERMAITICINKVDRLIVELKLPPTDAYYKLRHIVDEVNGLLNTYSTDENLVVSPLLGNVCFASSQYSICFTLGSFAKIYADTYGDINYTEFSKRLWGDIYFNPKTRKFTKKAPTSNSQRSFVEFVLEPLYKILSQVVGDVDTSLPRVLDELGVHLSKEELKLNIRPLLRLVCNRFFGDFTGLVDMCVHHIPSPQDGARNKIEHTYTGGLDSDLGEAMTECDPEGPLMCHTTKMYSTEDGVQFHAFGRVLSGTMQAGQPVKVLGENYTLEDEEDSQVCTVGRLWISVARYQIEVNRVPAGNWVLIEGCDQPIVKTATITEPRGNEEAQIFRPLKFNTASVIKIAVEPVNPSELPKMLDGLRKVNKSYPSLTTKVEESGEHVILGTGELYLDCVMHDLRKMYSEIDIKVADPVVTFCETVVETSSLKCFAETPNKKNKITMIAEPLEKGLAEDIENEVVQITWNRKKLGEFFQTKYDWDLLAARSIWAFGPDTTGPNILVDDTLPSEVDKALLGSVKDSIVQGFQWGTREGPLCDEPIRNVKFKILDAVIAQEPLHRGGGQVIPTARRVVYSAFLMATPRLMEPYYFVEVQAPADCVSAVYTVLARRRGHVTQDAPIPGSPLYTIKAFIPAIDSFGFETDLRTHTQGQAFALSVFHHWQIVPGDPLDKSIVIRPLEPQPAPHLAREFMIKTRRRKGLSEDVSISKFFDDPMLLELAKQDVVLNYPM